A stretch of DNA from Microlunatus capsulatus:
GCGGCGGCCCAGTCGCGGGCGGGGTCGCCGCAGCCCCAGCAGGCGGGTCCGTGCGGCTCGTTGTGCAGGTCGACGCCGACGACGGCGGGCTCGTCGGCGTAGCGCTCGGCGAGCATCGTCCAGTCCTCGACCCAGCGGGCCTCGGGGTAGTCCGCGGTGGCCCACAGCTCCGACTGCGCGTCCGAGCCGGGCCGGTGCCGGTCCAGCAGCACGCTGAGCCCGTGCGCCGAGGCCCGTTCGACGACGACGTCCATCAGCTCGAGCGGGGCCAGGCCCTGCAGGTCGGGGTTGGTGCGGGCGTCCACGCCCTCGACGGTGCCGGCCGCCAGGCACGCGTTGGAGAAGGGGAGCCGGACGGTGTTGAAGCCGAACGAGGCGATCCGGGCCAGGCCGTCGTCGAGGCTGATCTGCCAGAGGCCGTGCGGCGCGCAGAGCGGGGTCTCCATGCCGAACCAGCTGACGGCCCGGATGACGTGCGGGCGGTCCCGGTCGTCCAGCAGGGTCGAGCCGGAGGTGTGCAGCCAGCCGACGGGTCGGGTGGCGGCCGCGGCGTCGGTCCGGGCGCCCGGTCCCGCGGCGGAGAGTCCCACGACCGACAGCACAGCACAGAGCAGCAGCAGGACGGGGACCCGGCCCCGCGGCCGGGTGGTCCGTCGCGTCACCGGCTCAGGGTAGGGCTCCCGACCCGGTCCGCACCGGCGTTCGGGGACCCGGGAAACGCACGACCCCTCCGTCGACGTGGACGGAGGGGTCGGGCGGTGGTTCGCGAGCCGGCGCTACTTGATCTTCGCGGACTCGTCGTGGATCTCGAGCGCCACCTGCTTGAGCTTGTCGGCGTGCTCCTTGCCGTGGTGGGCGCAGAACAGGAGGTCGAACCCGCTGGCCAGGGTGACGCGGACGTATGCCTGGGCTCCGCACCGATCGCAACGATCGGCCGCAGTCAACTCGGCACCTTCGATGACTGAAGTGCTCACGGGAGGCCTCGCTTCCTGATGATCAAGGATGATCTTCGTCTGGGGGACTTGCCGGTGGTGGTGGTGCCTGGCTGGCCCCGTCCCCCTCCGTGTGTAGTCAACATCCAACCAGGCTCCGATTGTTCCCTTTCCCCATCTCGGAGCCATGTCTCTTGTGTAACAACCGCCGCACCGGTGCGATCCGGGTCCGGCCGGTGCTCCTCGGGCGCTGGGGACACCCTCGGAGCAGTCAGCCTACGTTCCGGGTTCAAGGCGGCGTCAGGGGTACCCTCGCGGCGTGCCCACCGCCACCCCGACCACCGAGAACCGTGAGTACGAGGCCCGGCACCTGCTGGTCCTCGAGGGTCTCGAGGCGGTCCGCAAGCGGCCGGCGATGTACATCGGCTCGACCGACACCCGCGGCCTCATGCACTGCCTCTGGGAGATCATCGACAACGCCGTGGACGAGGCCCTCGGCGGCCACGGCCGCGAGATCTCGGTGACGCTGCGCGCCGACGGCGGCATCGCCGTCGACGACCAGGCGCGCGGCATCCCCGTCGACATCGAGCCGCGGACCGGGCTCTCCGGCGTCGAGGTCGTCTTCACCAAGCTGCACGCCGGCGGCAAGTTCGGCGCGGGCTCCTACAACGCGACCGGCGGCCTGCACGGCGTGGGCGCCTCGGTGGTCAACGCCCTCTCCACCCGGCTGGACGTCGAGGTCGACCGGATGGGCGCGACCTGGACGATGTCGTTCCGCCGTGGCGTGCCCGGCACCTTCGACGGACCCGGTCCGGACGCCGCGTTCACCCCCGGCGGGTCGCTCCGGAAGGCCGGTCGCGTCGCGAAGGGGCGGACCGGCACCCGCGTCGTCTACTGGCCCGACCGGCAGATCTTCCTGGCCGGCGCCCAGCTCTCGCTCACCGACCTGCACAACCGCGCCCGGCAGACCAGCTTCCTGGTGCCCGGCCTGGCCCTGCACGTCACCGACGCGCGCACCGACGAGGTGGCCCGGGAGACGTTCCTGCACGAGGGCGGCATCTCCGAGTACTGCGAGTTCCTCGCCCCCGACCGCTCGCTCACCGACGTCGTCCGGCTGCAGGGCACCGACCGCTTCACCGAGACGGTGCCGATGCTCGACGACGCCGGCCACATGGAGCCGACCGACGTGGAGCGCGAGCTCGAGGTCGACGTGGCCGTCCGCTGGGGCGAGGGCTACGACACGACCCTGCGGTCCTACGTCAACATCATCGCCACCCCGAAGGGCGGCACCCACGTCGCGGGCTTCGAGCGCGCCCTGACCAAGAGCGTCGGCGCGGCCCTGCAGGGCAAGCGGCTGCTCAAGGCCGGTGAGGAGGTCGTCAAGGACGACGTCCTCGAGGGCCTGACCGCCGTCGTCACCGTCCGGCTGGCCGAGCCGCAGTTCGAGGGCCAGACCAAGGAGGTGCTGGGCACCCCGGCGGTCTCCCGGCTGGTGGCCAAGGTCGTCGACCGCGAGCTGACCGCCTTCCTCGGCTCCACCAAGGCCGGCCCCAAGGCGCAGGCCCGCTCGGTGCTGGAGAAGGTCGTCGGCGCCTCGCGCGCCCGGGTGGCCGCCCGCGCCCACCGGGAGGCGACGCGGCGCAAGAACGCGCTGGAGTCCTCCTCGCTACCCGCGAAGCTGGTCGACTGCCGCAGCAACGACGTCGACCGCTCCGAGCTGTTCATCGTCGAGGGCGACTCGGCGCTGGGCACCGCCAAGCTGGCCCGGAGCTCGGAGTTCCAGGCGCTGCTGCCGATCCGCGGGAAGATCCTCAACGTCCAGAAGGCGTCCGTCGGCGACATGCTGAAGAACGCCGAGTGCGCCTCGATCATCCAGGTGGTGGGGGCGGGCAGCGGCCGCAGCTTCGAGATGGAGGCGGCGCGCTACGGCAAGGTCATCTTCATGGCCGACGCCGACTCCGACGGCGCCCACATCCGCTGCCTGCTGGCCACCCTGTTCTTCCGCTACATGCGCCCGCTGGTGGACGCCGGCCGCGTCTACACCGCCGTCCCGCCGCTGCACCGCTTCGAGCTCACCAACCCGCGCAAGGGGATGGACCGCTACATCTACACGTACTCCGACGCCGAGTACCAGCGCAAGGCGGCCGAGCTGACGAAGAAGGGGCTGAACTTCAAGGAGCCCCAGCGCTACAAGGGCCTCGGCGAGATGGACGCCGACCAGCTGGCGGAGACGACGATGAACCCCCGGCACCGGACGCTGCGCCGGATGACCGTCGACGACGGGCTGATGGCCGAGACCGTCTTCGAGATGCTCATGGGCAACGACGTCGGCCCGCGCAAGGAGTTCATCATCGACGGCGCCTACTCCCTCGACGCCGCCGCGATCGACGCCTAGCCGCTCCGCGGCCGCCGCAGGGTCAGGACCAGGCTGGCCACCAGGTAGTAGGCGATGTAGGCCAGCGAGAGCCCGAGCAGGACCGGGCTGGGGCTCGGCATGTCCAGCAGCACCAGGGCGTAGAGCACCAGCCACAGCCCGGCCAGCACGAGGTTGAGCGTCCGGGCGGTCGGGGTGCGCGACGGGTAGATGTAGTGCACCGGCACGAAGACCAGCACCGAGCAGACGACGAGGACGGCCCCGGTGACGGCGGGCCCGAGGCCCAGCACGACGGCGTAGAACGCGACGACGTTCCAGTAGCTCGGGAAGCCGAGGAAGGCGTGGTCGGCGGTCTTGGCGTCGGTGCGGCAGAACTGGACGCAGGAGGCCAGCAGGGGGGCGGCGGCCAGCACGGCGCCCCACGGGCCCTCCGGCAGGTAGCCGCCGCTCCAGAGCAGCACGACGGGGACGAAGACGTAGGTCAGGTAGTCGACGATGTCGTCCAGCCGGGCGCCGTCGAAGCCGCGGATCGTCTCCTGCACGCGCAGCCGGCGGGCCAGGGTGCCGTCGGTGCCGTCGACGACGAGGGCGGCGAGCAGGATCCACAGGGCGTCGGCCGTCCGGCCGTCGACGGCGGCGACCACCGCGAGCAGGCCGAGCACCGCGCCGCTGGCGGTGTAGACGTGCAGGGCCCAGCCGGCGGCCCGGAGACGGCGGGAGGCCGTCCCGGCGGGCGGGGCGGCGGCGGTGCTGGTCACGGGGCTCCTCGGGCGTGTCGTCCGACGGCGTCGGGTCCGGCGGAGTCTTCCACAGGCCCGGCCCCGCGCGGCGGAGGTCGGCGTGGACCCGCCCGCCCACCGCCCGCTCCCGGTCCACCGGCCCGAAGCAGGGGCCGGTCTCAGAGCTCGGGTTGCGCGCCGCGGTGCTGGACGGCGGCGGCGCCGGCGGCCACCCCGGCGGCGCAGGCCCGGCCGAGGTCGTCGTCGGCCAGCAGGGCCGCCGCGGCGGCACCCACGAAGGCGTCGCCGGCCCCGGTGGTGTCGACGACCTCGACCCGCGCGCTGGCCCGGGCGCCGGAGCCGGCCGGGGAGGCGTAGGCCGCCCCGTCCCCGCCCAGGGTGATGACGACCGAGCGGCAGCGGCCGGCCAGCAGGGCCAGCAGGGCGTCGGTGCCGTCGGGGTGCTCGCCCAGGGCGGCGGCCAGGTCGGCGGCCTCGTGCTCGTTGACGACCAGCGGGTCGCAGAGGGCCAGCAGCTCCGGCGTCGCCGCGCGGTAGGGCGCCAGGTTGTGGACGAAGCGGACCTCGTGCGCGGCGGCCCAGGCGGCGGCCGCCTCGACGCAGGCCACGCTGAGCTCGCCCTGGGTGAGGACGAGGCCGACGTCGTCCACCGCGTCCAGGCCGGCGGTGACCTGCGCGGGGGTGAGCGCGGCGTTCGCGCCGCCGCTGACGACGATGCAGTTCTCCCCGTCGTCGTCGACCAGGACGGTGGCGCCGCCGGACTCGACGTCGGGCAGCCGGAGGAGCTGGTCGAGCTCGACGCCGCGGCGGCCCAGCTCGTCGACGAGCATGGTGCCAGCCGCGTCGGTGCCGACGGCCCCGACCATGACGCTGCGCGCCCCGGCCCGGGCGACGGCGCAGGCCTGGTTGGCGCCCTTGCCGCCGGGGGAGGTGCGGGAGCCCAGCGCCAGCACGGTCTCGCCGGGCCCGGGGATGCGGGCGACGTGCAGAGAGGTGTCGGCGTTGACCGAGCCGACCACGACGACGGCGCTCACGCGGGCCGCACCATGTCGAAGCGCTGCTCGGCGGTGACGGCGAAGTAGGTGCTCGGCCCGCCGCCGCGGAGCACGGGCTCGGCCCGCGCGGTGTCGTAGACGCCGTCCACCAGCAGCTCCTCGTCGATGTGCACGGCGACGACCTCGCCGAGGCTGAGCCAGGCGTCGAGCTCGGCGCCGTGCTGGTCGGTGAGCCGGACCAGCTGGGTGAGCCGGCACTCGAAGGCGACCGGCGCCCCGGCGACCCGCTCGGGCGCCACGTCGGTCGAGGGGACGCCGTGCAGGCCGGCCAGCTCGAACTCGTCGACCTCGGGGCCGACGGTGGCCGAGGTGGCGTTCATCGCCTCGGCCTGGGCGCGGGTGACGAGGTTCCAGGTGAACTCGCCCGTCTCGGCGATGTTGCGCACCGAGTGCTTGTAGCCGGTGCTGGAGAACCCGACGACGGGCGGGGTGTAGTTGAAGGCGTTGAAGAAGCTGTACGGCGCGACGTTGCGGACGCCGGCGGCCGAGACCGTCGAGACCCAGCCGATCGGCCGGGGGCCGACGATGGCGTTGAACGGGTCGTGCGGCAACCGGTGACCCTCCGCGGGCCGGTAGGAGTGGGTGCCCATCACCGCGCCCCGCTCACAGCACCTGCGTCAGGGCGCCGGAGTCGACGTCGTAGAGGAAGCCGCCCACCTGCACGCGGCCGGCGAGGTGGGGGTGCTCCCGCAGCAGCGCCACGTCCTCGACCAGCCGGGCGTGCTGGTCGGGGGAGGCGCCGATGCTGAGGTCCGAGAGGTCCTCCCCGGTGGCGGCGCGGGCGCGGTCGACGATGTCGGCGTCCTCGCCGCTCGCCATCGCGCACCGGGTGTGCGGGACGACGAGGATCCGCTCGACGCCCAGCAGGTGCACCCCGAGCACGCAGCCGACGAGCGCGTCGGGGGTGATCCGGCCGCCCGGGGTGCGCAGGATCTTGGCGTCGCCGATCCGCAGGCCGATCATCCCCAGGGGCTCGATCCGGGAGTCCATGCAGGTGACCATGGCGACGCCCGCACGGGCGATGCCGTCGAAGCCGCCGTCGGTGAAGCCGGCCTGGTACGCGGCGTTGTGCGCCAGCAGGTCGGCGAAGCCGTCCGCGGCGGGGGTCGGGGTGCTCACGGCGCCCAGCGTAGGACCGTTCGCCCCTCCCGCCGTCCCCTGTCCGGGACCCTCCACCTCCGGGCCGCCCTCAGGCCCGGGGCGACGCGACGGCGGCGACCGGCTGACCGGCCGGGGTGCCCGAGCCGTCGCGGCGGCCGTCGGCCGGCGGCAGGTCTACCGGGGCGCCGCTGGCCGCGGCGGCCATCGCCGGCGCCGGTCCGGCCCAGGCCAGCAGCAGGGCGTCCTCCCCGCGCAGGAACCGGTGGCAGCGGACGCCGCCGGTGGCCCGGCCCTTGGCCGGGTACTCGCTGAACGGGGTCACCTTGACGGTGCCCGCGTCGGTGCCGGGCAGGGCCGCGGAGCTGCCGGCGACCGTCACCACGAGGGCGTCGGCCGACGGGACGGTGCCGAAGAACACCGCGCGGGCCCCGGCCGCCAGCTTGATGCCGGCCATCCCGCCGCCGGCCCGGCCCTGGGGCCGCACGACCGAGGCGGGGAAGTGCAGCAGCTGGGCGTCGCTGGAGACGAAGACCAGCTCGACGTCGGCGCTGGTCAGCTCGACGGCACCGACGACCCGGTCGCCCGGCTCCAGCCGGATCACCTCCCAGGCGTCCTTGGCCAGCACCTCGGCGTTGACCCGCTTGACGACGCCGGCGGCCGTGCCCAGGGCCAGGCCGGGGGAGTCGGGCGACAGCGTCGTCAGGGCCAGCGGCTGCTCGTCGGGCTCCAGGGTGACGAGCTCGGTGACGTGGGTGCCGCCCTGCAGGTTGGGCGCGCTCGCCGTCGTCGGCACCGTCGGCAGGTCGAGCGCGCTGACCCGCACCAGCCGTCCGGTGCTGGTCAGCAGCCCGACGTCGCCGCGGGCGGTGCCCAGCACCGTCGAGCGCAGGACGTCGTGGTTGGTCCGGTCGCCGCCCTCGGGCAGCGGCTCGGCGTCGGCGGTCCGGGCCAGCAGCCCGGTGGAGGAGAGCAGGATGCGGCAGGGGTCGTCGGCCACCTCCAGCGGCGTCGTGGCCGCCGTGGTGGCCACGCCGCTGGAGGCCAGCAGGATCGTCCGGCGCGGGGTGCCGTGCGCCTTGGCGATGCCGGCCAGCTCGTCGCCGACGAGGGTCCGCAGCCGCTCCTGGTCGTCGAGGATCGCGCTGAGCTCGGCGATCTCGGCGGTGAGCGAGTCGCGCTCGGTCTCCAGCTCCAGCGTGCTGAAGCGGGTGAGCCGGCGCAGCGGCATCTCGAGGATGTAGTTGGCCTGCAGCTCGCTGAGCTCGAAGGCCTCGCGCAGCCGGGTGCGGGCGGCGGCGGTGTCGTCGCTGCCACGGATGATGGCGATGACGTCGTCGATGTCGAGGATCGCCAGGATCAGGCCCTGGACCAGGTGCAGCCGCTCCTCGGCCTTGCGGCGGGCGAAGGCGGTGCGGCGGCGGGTCACCTCGTAGCGGTGCTCGAGGAAGACGGTCAGAAGGTCGCGCAGGCTCAGCGTCCGCGGCTGGCCGTCCACCAGGGCCACCGCGTTGATCGCGAAGTTGTCCTCCATCTTGGTCTGCTTGTAGAGCTGCTCCAGCAGGGCGTCGGGGTTGAAGCCGTTCTTCACCTCGATGACCAGCCGGGTGCCGTTCGTGGAGAGGTCGGTGAGGTCCTTGACGTCGGCGATGCCCTGCAGCTTGCGCGCGGTGACGAGGGTCTTGATCTGCTCGATCACGCGCTCGGGGCCCACCATGTAGGGCAGCTCGGTGACGACGATGCCCTTGCGCCGCGGGTGCACCTGCTCGATGCGGGCGGTGGCGCGGATGCGGAACGAGCCCTTGCCGGTCCGGTAGGCGTCGCGGATGCCGTCGAGGCCGATGATCCGGCCGCCGCTGGGCAGGTCGGGCCCGGGCACGAAGCGCATCAGGGCGTCGACGTCGGCGTCGGGGTGCCTGATGAGGTGCCGGAGCGCCTGGACGACCTCGACGAGGTTGTGCGGCGCGCAGTTGGTGGCCATCCCGACGGCGATCCCGGACGCGCCGTTGACCAGCAGGTTGGGGAAGGCGGCGGGCAGGACGGTCGGCTCGACGTCCTTGCCGTCGTAGTTGGGCTTGAAGTCGACGGTGTCCTGGTCGAGGCCGTCGGTCATCGCGGCGGCGGCGGTGGCCATCCGGCACTCGGTGTAGCGCATGGCCGCCGGCCCGGAGTCCAGCGAGCCGAAGTTGCCGTGCCCGTCGACCAGCGGCAGCCGCATCGTCCACGGCTGGGCGGTGCGGACGAGGGCGTCGTAGATCGCCGTGTCGCCGTGCGGGTGGTACAGGCCCATCACCTGGCCGACGACGCGGGCGCACTTCACGTGGGCGCGGTCGGGCCGCACCCCCATCTCGTTCATCGAGTAGAGGATCCGGCGCTGCACCGGCTTGAGGCCGTCGCGGGCGTCGGGCAGGGCCCGGGAGTAGATGACGGAGTAGGCGTACTCGAGGAAGCTCGTCTGCATCTCCGAGGAGACGTCGACGTCGAGGATCCGCTCGACGAAGTCGTCGTCCGGCGGGGGCGCGGTCCGGCTGCTACGCGCCATGGTTCGCTCCGAGCTCGTTCACGGACCGATTCTGCCTGCCGGGCGCCGCCGTCCCGGACACCGTGCACACGGGCGGGACCCGTGTCGGGGCGCTAGCGTCACCGCGTGGACGAGATGACGGTGCCCGACGGCCTGCGCTTCGTGGCCGTCTCGCTGGACTGCGCCGACCCCGAGGAGCTGGCGGACTTCTACCTCGCCCTGCTGGGCGGCCACCGGCGCTGGACCTCCGCCCGCAGCGTCGGGGTGCAGACCCCGGGCCTGCTGCTGGTGCCGCAGCGGGTCGAGGGCTACGTGCCGCCGGTCTGGCCGGGGTCCCCGCTGGTGCACCTGGACCTGACGGCGGGCGCGGACCTCGACGGCCCGGTCCGGCGGGCGCTCGACCTCGGCGCCCGGCGCGCCGACGTCCAGCCCGACCCGCGCTGGACGGTCCTGCTGGACCCGGCCGGCCACCCGTTCTGCATCACCACGCTCGCGCCCGCGCCGGAGTGAGGGCGCCCACCGCGCTCCGAACCCACCGCGCACTGAGCCGCCCACCGCGCCCTGAGCTCGTCGAAGGGCCTTCGACAGGCTCAGGCAGCGGGGGTAGAGCTCAGGTCAGGCAGCGGAGGCCGGGCTCAGGCAGCGGGAGCTCGGCCGGGGGTCACCACTCGAAGTCGGAGTCCCGGAACTCTCCGGGCGCGCGGCCGTCGCGGGCCTCCTCGGCCTCGCGGAGCTCGACGCGGCGGATCTTGCCGCTGATCGTCTTGGGCAGCTCGCCGAACTCCAGCCGGCGCACCCGGCGGTAGGGGGCCAGGTGGGAGCGGGCGTGGGCGAGGATCGAGCGGGCCGTCTCGGCGTCGGGGGCGTGCCCGGCGGCGAGGATGACGTAGGCCTTCGGCACCGCCAGCCGGATCGGGTCGGGCGCCGCGACGACGGCCGCCTCCGCCACCGCCGGGTGCTCGATGAGCACCGACTCCAGCTCGAACGGGCTGATCTTGTAGTCGCTGGACTTGAACACGTCGTCGGCCCGTCCGACGTAGGTGAGGTAGCCGTCCTCGTCCCGGCTGACGACGTCGCCGGTGTGGTAGACCCCGCCGGCGAAGGACTCGGTGTTGAGGGCGTCGTCGAAGGTGTCCGCGGTCGCCTTGTAGCCCTTCATCAGGGCGACGGGGCGGGGGTCGAGCCGCAGGCAGAGCTCGCCCTCGGTGGCGCTGACCTCGCCGCTGGCCGGGTCGACGAGGACGACGTCGTAGCCGGGCAGCGGGCGGCCCATCGAGCCGGTCTTGACCCGGGCGCCCGGCGGGTTGCCGACCTGCGCCGTCGTCTCGGTCTGGCCGTAGCCGTCGCGGATCGTCAGCCCCCAGGCGTCGCGGACGCGGTCGATCACCTCGGGGTTCAGCGGCTCGCCGGCGCTCAGCACCTCCCGCAGCGCGGTCCGGGAGGCGGCGAGGTCGGTCTGGACGAGCATCCGCCACACCGTCGGCGGCGCGCAGAACGTGGTCACGCCGCAGCGGACGAGGACCTCCAGCAGCACGTCGGGGTCGAAGCGGGTGTAGGTGTGCACCAGCACCGTGGCCCCGGCCAGCCAGGGGGTGAAGAAGTTGCTCCACGCGTGCTTGCCCCAGCCGGGGGAGGAGATGTTGAGGTGGACGTCGCCGGGCTGCAGGCCCATCCAGTACAGGGTGGAGAGGTGGCCGACGGGATAGGACGTCTGGCTGTGCTCCACCAGCTTGGGCAGCGCGGTGGTGCCGGAGGTGAAGTAGAGCAGCACCGGGTCGTCGCCCTTGCTGACGCCGGGCAGGTGCCGGTCGGCGTGCAGGAAGTCCTCGACGCGGCGGTAGTCCAGCCAGCCCTCGGGGACGGTGTCGCCGCCGATGACGAGCCGGCCCAGCGGCAGGTCGAGGTCGGCGAACTTGTCGACGTCGGCGGCGTCGGCCACCAGCATCCGCGCGTCGCCGCGGCCGACCCGGTCGGCGAGGTCGCCGGCCGAGAGCTGAGGCGTCGCCGGGATGACGACGGCGCCCAGCCGGATGGCGCCGAGCATCACCTCCCAGAGCGGGACGACGTTGCCCAGGACGACGAGCAACCGGTCCCCGCGGCGCAGGCCGAGGTGGTGCAGGTACTGGGCGACGGCGACGGAGCGGTCGGCGAGCTCGCGGAAGGTCAGCCGGGTCTCCTGCGCCCCGTCGACCACCCAGAGGGCCACGCCGTCGGGGTTCTCCTCGGCCAGCCCGTCGAACCAGTCGGTGGCGAAGTTGAAGAGCGGGAGCTCGGGCCAGCTGAAGCCGGCGTGGGCGACCTCGTAGTCGTCCCGGTGCTTCACCAGGAAGTCGCGGGCCGCTCGGAGGTGTCGGTTCAGCGACGGCATGCCCGTGACGTTACCGCCCACCCGCGGGACTGGTCCGCTCGGGCCGACCGCCGGGGCGACAGCGTGTGAGCCGGCGCGGTGAAGACACCGCGCCGACTCACGCGTTGGTGCGGGGCTGAGTCGGCGGGGCCCTTCGACGGGCTCAGGGAGCGGAGGAACGGGCTCAGGGCGCGGGGGCGCGGAGAGTTAGCTCAGGGCACGGAAGGGGCGGGCGGGGTCAGGGGCGGGGGAGCCGGACGTCGGGGGCGCCGAGGCGGGCGGAGTCGGCGGAGAGGTCGTCGGGCTTCGACTGGGACTCCCGCTCGGCGGCCACCCGCAGCCGGTAGTGCTCGACCTCGCGGTCGACGTCGGCGGCGTCCCAGCCCAGCACGGGCGCCACGAGCGCGGCCGCCTCGGGGGCCGCCGAGAGCCCGCGGTCCCAGGTCTCGATGGAGATCCGGGTGCGGCGGGCCAGCAGGTCGTCCAGGTGCAGGGCGCCCTCGTGGGAGGCGGCGTACACGATCTCGACCTGCAGGTACTCCGGCGCCCCGGCCAGCGGCTCCAGCAGCTCGGGCCGGCCCTCGGCGACGCCCAGCACCTCCGGCAGCAGCGAGCCGTAGCGCTTGAGCAGGTGCTCGACGACGCCCTGGCGCAGGCCGGTCTGCTCGGCCAGCAGCGCCCGGGCGTTCCACAGCCCGTGGTAGCCGTCGGCCCCCACCAGCGGCACCTCCTCGGTGCACGAGGCGGGCACCCGCTGCGGCAGCTCGCGGACCGCCGCGTCGACGGCGTCGGCGGCCATCACCCGGTAGGTCGTGTACTTGCCGCCGGCGATCATCACCAGGCCGCGGACGGGCGAGGCGACCGCGTGCTCGCGGGAGAGCTTCGACGTCGAGTCCGACTCCCCGGCCAGCAGCGGCCGCAGCCCCGCGTAGACCCCGACGACGTCCTCGCGGGTCAGCTTGTCGGCCAGCAGGGCGTTGGCGTGGCCCAGCAGGTAGTCGATGTCGGCCTGGCTGGCCGCCGGGTGCGCCCGGTCGAGCTGCCAGTCGGTGTCGGTGGTGCCGACGATCCAGTGCGCGCCCCACGGGACGATGAACAGCAGGCTCTTCTCGGTCCGGGTGATGAGCCCGGTCCGGGCGTTGATCCGGTTCCGCGGCACCACGAGGTGGACGCCCTTGGACGCGCGGACGGTGAAGGGCGCGCGGCCGCCGAGCATCTCGTTGAGCTCGGCGATCCAGACCCCGGTCGCGTTGATGGTCTGCTTCGCCCGGACCTCGATCTCCCGGCCCGACTCCAGGTCGCGGACGCGGACCCCGGCCACCCGGTCGTCCTCGCGGAGGAACCCGACGACCCGGGTGCTGGTGGCCACGGCCGCGCCGTACTGGGCGGCCGTCCGGGCCAGCATCATCGTGTGCCGGGCGTCGTCGACCTGGCCCTCGTAGAACTCGATCGAGCCGACCAGGGCGTCGCGGCTGGCGGAGGGGAACAGCTCCAGGGTCTTCTTGCGGCCGTGGTGGCGCAGGTGGTGCGGCACCCCGCGGCCGGCGCCCATCACGTCGTAGACGCCGATGCCGAGGCCCGCGTAGAGCCGGTCGAACGCGCGGCGGCGCAGCGGGTAGAGGAAGGGCACCGGGTGGGCCAGGTGCGGGCTGATCCGGTTCAGGGCCAGCGAGCGCTCCTTGAGCGCCTCGAAGACCAGGGAGAAGTTCAGCTGCTCCAGGTAGCGCAGCCCGCCGTGGAACAGCTTCGTGGAGCGGCTGGAGGTGCCGGCGGCGAAGTCGCGCGCCTCGACCAGGCCGACCCGCAGGCCCCGGGTGACGGCGTCGAGCGCGGCCCCGGCGCCGGTGACGCCGGCCCCGATGACCAGCACGTCGAGCTCCTCCCCGGCCAGCCGGTCGAGGGCCGCGGCACGGGCGGACGGGCTGAGCGGGGCGGTCGTGGACAGCACGGGTGGGGCCTCTCGGGAGGGAGCGCGGGGGAGGTCGGCGACGGGCCGGGGCTACACCTCGACCCAGTCCAGTGTGCGCTCGACGGCCTTGCGCCAGCCCACGTGGCCCGCCCGCCGCCGCTCGTCGTCGACGGCGGAGGTCCAGCGCCGGTCCTCGTGCCAGTTGGCGCGCAGGTCGTCCGCGGAGGCCCAGAAGCCGACGGCCAGGCCGGCCGCGTAGGCCGCCCCGAGCGCGGTGGTCTCGGCGACGACGGGCCGGCTGACGTCGACCCCCAGGGTGTCGGCCTGGATCTGCATGCAGAGGTCGTTGGCCGTCACCCCGCCGTCGA
This window harbors:
- a CDS encoding CDP-alcohol phosphatidyltransferase family protein — encoded protein: MTSTAAAPPAGTASRRLRAAGWALHVYTASGAVLGLLAVVAAVDGRTADALWILLAALVVDGTDGTLARRLRVQETIRGFDGARLDDIVDYLTYVFVPVVLLWSGGYLPEGPWGAVLAAAPLLASCVQFCRTDAKTADHAFLGFPSYWNVVAFYAVVLGLGPAVTGAVLVVCSVLVFVPVHYIYPSRTPTARTLNLVLAGLWLVLYALVLLDMPSPSPVLLGLSLAYIAYYLVASLVLTLRRPRSG
- a CDS encoding ribokinase, with protein sequence MSAVVVVGSVNADTSLHVARIPGPGETVLALGSRTSPGGKGANQACAVARAGARSVMVGAVGTDAAGTMLVDELGRRGVELDQLLRLPDVESGGATVLVDDDGENCIVVSGGANAALTPAQVTAGLDAVDDVGLVLTQGELSVACVEAAAAWAAAHEVRFVHNLAPYRAATPELLALCDPLVVNEHEAADLAAALGEHPDGTDALLALLAGRCRSVVITLGGDGAAYASPAGSGARASARVEVVDTTGAGDAFVGAAAAALLADDDLGRACAAGVAAGAAAVQHRGAQPEL
- a CDS encoding flavin reductase family protein, which codes for MPHDPFNAIVGPRPIGWVSTVSAAGVRNVAPYSFFNAFNYTPPVVGFSSTGYKHSVRNIAETGEFTWNLVTRAQAEAMNATSATVGPEVDEFELAGLHGVPSTDVAPERVAGAPVAFECRLTQLVRLTDQHGAELDAWLSLGEVVAVHIDEELLVDGVYDTARAEPVLRGGGPSTYFAVTAEQRFDMVRPA
- a CDS encoding DUF7455 domain-containing protein, coding for MSTSVIEGAELTAADRCDRCGAQAYVRVTLASGFDLLFCAHHGKEHADKLKQVALEIHDESAKIK
- a CDS encoding beta-class carbonic anhydrase, producing the protein MSTPTPAADGFADLLAHNAAYQAGFTDGGFDGIARAGVAMVTCMDSRIEPLGMIGLRIGDAKILRTPGGRITPDALVGCVLGVHLLGVERILVVPHTRCAMASGEDADIVDRARAATGEDLSDLSIGASPDQHARLVEDVALLREHPHLAGRVQVGGFLYDVDSGALTQVL
- a CDS encoding DNA gyrase/topoisomerase IV subunit B, which encodes MPTATPTTENREYEARHLLVLEGLEAVRKRPAMYIGSTDTRGLMHCLWEIIDNAVDEALGGHGREISVTLRADGGIAVDDQARGIPVDIEPRTGLSGVEVVFTKLHAGGKFGAGSYNATGGLHGVGASVVNALSTRLDVEVDRMGATWTMSFRRGVPGTFDGPGPDAAFTPGGSLRKAGRVAKGRTGTRVVYWPDRQIFLAGAQLSLTDLHNRARQTSFLVPGLALHVTDARTDEVARETFLHEGGISEYCEFLAPDRSLTDVVRLQGTDRFTETVPMLDDAGHMEPTDVERELEVDVAVRWGEGYDTTLRSYVNIIATPKGGTHVAGFERALTKSVGAALQGKRLLKAGEEVVKDDVLEGLTAVVTVRLAEPQFEGQTKEVLGTPAVSRLVAKVVDRELTAFLGSTKAGPKAQARSVLEKVVGASRARVAARAHREATRRKNALESSSLPAKLVDCRSNDVDRSELFIVEGDSALGTAKLARSSEFQALLPIRGKILNVQKASVGDMLKNAECASIIQVVGAGSGRSFEMEAARYGKVIFMADADSDGAHIRCLLATLFFRYMRPLVDAGRVYTAVPPLHRFELTNPRKGMDRYIYTYSDAEYQRKAAELTKKGLNFKEPQRYKGLGEMDADQLAETTMNPRHRTLRRMTVDDGLMAETVFEMLMGNDVGPRKEFIIDGAYSLDAAAIDA